The following are encoded together in the Bacteroidales bacterium MB20-C3-3 genome:
- the lptC gene encoding LPS export ABC transporter periplasmic protein LptC, whose translation MRFVAATLVVATLLFSCKEELPVTEVIDPSSVPTQIVEEMILDQSKGGRLSMRVYAPLMESYSKKIPPYDIFPNGMNIKAFTPDGLLETEITAKVARHIKGKSQDKWEAYGDVVITNYIKGETIETDTIYWDRTEKKIFTHCYVQVKSPTMYMQGYGMESDELARNAIILKPFDSYSIIKDSTEVLYIDTVNFVGPLLAKPIIKPGV comes from the coding sequence ATGAGATTTGTAGCAGCCACATTAGTGGTTGCTACACTTCTTTTTTCCTGCAAGGAAGAATTGCCTGTTACAGAGGTTATAGATCCCTCCTCTGTTCCAACCCAAATAGTTGAAGAGATGATACTTGATCAGTCTAAGGGGGGGAGATTATCAATGAGGGTTTATGCTCCGTTGATGGAGAGCTATTCCAAAAAAATCCCACCCTATGATATCTTTCCAAACGGGATGAATATAAAGGCGTTTACTCCGGACGGACTGCTGGAAACAGAGATTACAGCCAAAGTAGCAAGGCATATAAAAGGGAAATCTCAGGATAAGTGGGAGGCATACGGAGATGTAGTTATTACTAACTATATCAAAGGGGAGACAATTGAAACCGATACTATTTACTGGGACAGAACTGAAAAGAAGATTTTTACTCACTGCTATGTACAGGTTAAATCACCAACAATGTATATGCAGGGGTACGGAATGGAGTCTGACGAACTTGCAAGAAACGCAATAATTCTTAAACCATTTGATAGTTACAGCATAATAAAGGACTCAACAGAGGTTCTTTATATAGATACTGTTAATTTTGTAGGGCCGCTGCTGGCCAAACCAATAATCAAACCCGGAGTATGA
- the mfd gene encoding transcription-repair coupling factor: MNIENIIMNIYQHKRTALLTIFEPCLQMDRVYKSEEFSSQISAIELVEWIGSSRKDTIIIDGLYSSAKAFAIASAATRGIHIILLNNREDAAYCSSDMNNLAGSEDVYFFPSSLNHSAKGDKKEASLQVQRTAAIQAINQFRKGEYKGSKIILAAYPHSVAELIPNYRKIDSSILKISKGDTLSHEFVKETLIEYGFTRSDFVSQPGEFALRGSLIDLFSYAENRPFRIDFFGDIVENIRVFEIDSQRTAEEREFAEIFPDIVQDASSEELTNIFDFAGDESVVWISDADYFRKQLEAIVELSGDRERLLSLQSYEALLSGMKRVIFGPLSLSSQREMSASLLTFHTSPQPSFNKNFDLLAAEIERRNKEGYTVSIFSENLNQTERLKSIFSSLEGRDVRFVPVNTSIHEGFTDHNAKICIFTDHQIFDRYHRVKTNRSVEKSERLTINELNAFQIGDYIVHIEHGVGVFGGLVKTNINGKVQEAVKLIYRDGDVIFLSIHALHRISRYKSKDSEPPKVYKLGTGAWNKLKSQAKSKAKDIAADLIELYAKRREAKGFAFSADSYMQQELEASFIYEDTPDQFKATQSVKEDMERDYPMDRLICGDVGFGKTEVAIRAAFKAAADSKQVAVLVPTTILALQHYKTFTLRLREFPCNIQYLSRLKSAKDIKEIAAAIESGKIDIIIGTHRLLNKEIKFKDLGLLVIDEEQKFGVAAKERLRQLKASIDTLTLTATPIPRTLQFSLLGARDLSIINTPPPNRLPVQTEVIDFDEELISDAINFEIERGGQVFFVHNRVEDIKAVEDIIKRLCPNAKTCIGHGQMEPASLEKVILDFMLGDYDVLIATTIVENGIDIPNANTIIINQAQNFGLSDLHQLRGRVGRSNKKAFCYLVVPSSLAITEEARRRLRAIEAFSDLGSGFNIAMQDLDIRGAGNLLGAEQSGFIADMGFETYQRILAEAVEEIRAERGLEHTPVIAGGKSRDEFVTDCTIDTDLEILIPDDYVSMTAEKIRLYKEMDTVESEKELAAMFASMEDRFGPAPQQTRELADTVRLRWLAMELGFEKIVLKNNLFIGYFISNQMSGYYKSARFESLLNFIQRQNRRFELKEQNEKLYVIIKRVDSIEKAYKLLYEMK, from the coding sequence ATGAACATTGAAAATATAATTATGAATATTTATCAACACAAAAGAACTGCATTATTAACTATATTTGAACCCTGTTTACAGATGGATAGAGTATACAAATCAGAAGAATTTTCTTCCCAGATATCTGCAATAGAGCTTGTTGAATGGATTGGAAGCAGCAGGAAAGATACTATTATTATTGATGGTCTCTACTCCTCGGCTAAAGCTTTTGCCATAGCCTCTGCAGCAACAAGAGGTATACATATAATACTTCTTAATAACAGAGAGGATGCAGCCTATTGTTCATCAGATATGAACAACCTTGCAGGTAGTGAAGATGTCTACTTTTTCCCATCTTCTCTTAATCACAGCGCAAAAGGGGATAAAAAAGAGGCCTCATTACAAGTACAGAGAACGGCAGCTATTCAGGCCATTAACCAATTCAGAAAGGGGGAGTATAAAGGGAGTAAAATTATTCTTGCTGCCTATCCTCACTCTGTAGCTGAGCTTATTCCAAATTACAGGAAGATAGATTCCAGTATTCTTAAAATATCTAAAGGAGATACTCTTTCACACGAGTTTGTTAAAGAGACTCTAATTGAGTATGGTTTTACAAGGAGTGATTTTGTATCACAACCAGGTGAGTTTGCTTTAAGAGGAAGCCTGATAGATCTTTTTTCATATGCGGAAAACAGACCGTTCCGCATAGATTTTTTTGGTGATATTGTTGAGAATATAAGAGTTTTTGAGATAGATAGCCAGAGAACGGCTGAAGAGAGGGAGTTTGCTGAGATATTCCCCGACATCGTACAAGATGCCAGTAGCGAGGAGCTTACAAACATCTTTGATTTTGCTGGTGATGAATCTGTTGTCTGGATATCTGATGCCGATTATTTTAGGAAACAGCTGGAGGCTATAGTTGAGTTATCCGGAGATCGGGAGAGGCTCCTCTCTCTCCAAAGCTATGAAGCTCTTCTCTCCGGGATGAAAAGGGTTATTTTTGGTCCGCTCTCACTATCCAGCCAAAGGGAGATGTCGGCCTCATTATTAACTTTTCACACCTCTCCACAGCCATCATTCAACAAAAATTTTGACCTTCTGGCTGCAGAAATTGAGAGGCGAAACAAAGAGGGATACACTGTTTCCATATTCAGCGAAAATCTAAATCAGACAGAGCGTCTTAAAAGTATATTCTCATCTCTTGAAGGGAGAGATGTTAGATTTGTCCCCGTTAACACAAGTATTCACGAGGGCTTTACGGATCATAATGCTAAAATATGCATATTTACAGACCATCAGATTTTTGACAGATATCACAGAGTAAAGACCAACAGATCTGTAGAAAAGAGTGAGAGACTTACAATTAATGAATTAAATGCTTTCCAGATAGGAGACTATATTGTTCACATTGAGCATGGAGTGGGGGTGTTCGGCGGTCTGGTAAAAACAAACATCAACGGAAAAGTACAGGAGGCTGTAAAACTTATATACAGGGATGGAGATGTTATATTTCTTTCCATTCATGCTCTTCACAGGATATCCCGTTATAAATCAAAGGATTCAGAGCCTCCAAAAGTTTACAAACTGGGTACTGGCGCCTGGAACAAATTAAAGAGTCAGGCAAAATCCAAAGCAAAAGATATTGCTGCTGACCTGATTGAACTATATGCAAAAAGAAGGGAGGCAAAAGGATTTGCTTTCTCTGCCGATTCCTATATGCAACAGGAGCTTGAAGCCTCTTTTATATACGAGGACACTCCTGACCAGTTTAAGGCAACCCAGTCAGTAAAGGAGGACATGGAGCGTGACTATCCTATGGACAGGCTTATATGTGGAGATGTAGGATTCGGCAAAACAGAGGTGGCTATAAGGGCTGCTTTTAAGGCGGCTGCAGATAGTAAACAGGTTGCTGTTCTTGTGCCTACAACTATTCTTGCCCTCCAGCATTATAAGACATTTACATTAAGGCTCAGGGAGTTTCCATGCAATATTCAATATCTGAGCAGACTAAAAAGTGCTAAAGACATAAAGGAGATTGCAGCAGCAATTGAGAGCGGAAAAATCGATATAATTATTGGTACCCACAGACTGCTCAATAAAGAGATAAAATTCAAGGACCTGGGACTGCTGGTTATTGATGAGGAGCAGAAATTTGGTGTAGCAGCAAAAGAGAGACTAAGACAATTAAAGGCAAGTATTGATACCCTTACTTTGACAGCAACACCTATTCCTAGAACTTTACAGTTCTCTCTTCTGGGAGCAAGAGACCTGTCAATAATCAATACCCCTCCTCCAAACAGGCTTCCTGTACAGACTGAGGTTATTGACTTTGATGAGGAGCTGATCAGCGACGCAATAAATTTTGAGATAGAGCGAGGCGGCCAGGTATTTTTTGTTCATAACAGAGTTGAGGATATAAAAGCAGTAGAGGATATTATAAAGAGGCTTTGTCCAAATGCCAAGACATGTATTGGACATGGACAGATGGAACCGGCGTCACTTGAGAAGGTAATTCTGGATTTTATGCTTGGAGATTACGATGTTCTAATTGCTACAACAATAGTTGAGAACGGAATTGACATACCAAATGCCAATACAATTATAATAAACCAGGCTCAGAATTTTGGACTCAGCGATCTCCATCAGTTAAGGGGAAGAGTAGGACGATCCAATAAAAAAGCATTTTGCTACCTTGTTGTCCCATCATCTCTCGCAATTACAGAAGAGGCGAGAAGGCGCCTGAGGGCCATTGAGGCCTTTTCTGATCTGGGTAGCGGGTTTAATATAGCTATGCAGGATCTTGACATAAGAGGTGCCGGTAATTTGCTTGGTGCCGAGCAGAGCGGATTCATTGCCGATATGGGTTTTGAAACATATCAGAGGATATTGGCAGAGGCAGTTGAGGAGATAAGGGCCGAGAGAGGTCTTGAGCACACACCTGTGATTGCCGGAGGAAAAAGCAGGGATGAATTTGTTACTGACTGTACAATTGACACAGATCTTGAGATACTTATTCCGGATGATTATGTTTCAATGACAGCAGAAAAGATAAGGCTTTACAAAGAGATGGACACTGTTGAGAGCGAAAAGGAACTTGCAGCTATGTTTGCTTCAATGGAGGACAGATTTGGCCCTGCCCCTCAGCAAACAAGAGAATTGGCAGATACTGTAAGGCTGAGATGGCTCGCAATGGAGCTGGGATTTGAGAAAATAGTCTTAAAAAACAATCTCTTTATTGGGTATTTCATAAGCAATCAGATGTCCGGCTACTACAAATCTGCCAGGTTTGAATCTCTGCTGAATTTCATCCAGAGACAAAACAGAAGATTTGAGCTTAAAGAGCAAAATGAAAAGCTTTATGTAATTATAAAAAGAGTAGATAGCATAGAGAAGGCTTATAAGCTTCTTTATGAGATGAAATAA
- the ruvB gene encoding Holliday junction branch migration DNA helicase RuvB, translated as MAHFDLHDDRNFKDKDFEGEIRPRDFDEFSGQEKIIENLKVFVKAAIMRGESLDHLLLHGPPGLGKTTLAHIVANELGVDMKITSGPVLDKPGDLAGLLTGLEKGDVLFIDEIHRLSPVVEEYLYSAMEDFKIDLMIDKGPGARSVQITLNPFTLVGATTRSGLLTSPLRARFGIQSHLEYYDSKVLLKIVIRSASILNIEIDQDAAGEIAGRSRGTPRIANSLLRRVRDFAQVKGNGKIDLSITKYALDALNIDKRGLDLMDNKILSTIIHKFKGGPVGVGTIATAVSEDPGTIEEVYEPFLIKEGFLQRTPRGREVTDLAYKHLGISKHTIQDNILFNEI; from the coding sequence ATGGCACATTTTGATCTGCACGACGACAGAAACTTTAAAGATAAGGATTTTGAAGGAGAGATAAGACCTAGAGACTTTGATGAATTCTCGGGTCAGGAGAAGATTATTGAAAACCTTAAAGTCTTTGTGAAAGCGGCTATTATGAGGGGAGAGTCGTTGGATCACCTTCTGTTGCACGGACCTCCGGGATTGGGTAAGACTACTCTTGCACATATAGTTGCTAATGAATTGGGGGTAGATATGAAAATTACATCCGGGCCTGTTCTTGATAAACCGGGAGATTTAGCAGGGTTGCTTACCGGATTAGAAAAGGGCGATGTACTTTTTATAGATGAAATTCACAGATTATCTCCAGTTGTTGAGGAGTACCTTTACTCAGCTATGGAGGATTTTAAAATTGATCTGATGATTGATAAGGGACCGGGAGCAAGATCTGTGCAAATCACCCTTAATCCTTTTACTTTAGTAGGAGCAACAACAAGAAGCGGACTCCTGACATCACCTCTGAGAGCAAGATTTGGAATTCAATCTCATCTTGAATACTATGACTCAAAGGTTTTGCTTAAAATTGTAATTAGAAGCGCCTCTATTCTTAATATTGAGATTGATCAGGATGCAGCAGGAGAGATTGCCGGCAGGAGCAGGGGTACTCCTCGTATAGCAAATTCTCTGCTCAGAAGAGTAAGAGATTTTGCACAGGTAAAGGGTAACGGAAAAATAGACCTCTCTATAACAAAATATGCCCTTGATGCTCTTAATATAGATAAGAGAGGGCTTGACCTTATGGACAACAAAATACTCTCAACAATCATACATAAGTTTAAAGGAGGACCTGTTGGTGTGGGAACAATTGCAACAGCTGTAAGTGAAGATCCGGGAACTATCGAAGAGGTTTACGAACCATTTTTAATAAAAGAGGGATTTCTTCAGAGAACTCCAAGAGGCAGGGAGGTTACTGATCTAGCATATAAACATTTGGGAATTTCAAAACATACTATACAGGACAATATACTATTCAACGAGATATGA
- a CDS encoding family 20 glycosylhydrolase — MTKRVLTLVPALLLSLLINAQNLIIPRPVTEKAGEGHFVLNEKTSITSNEKNSFNLKYLKGKIEAASGFKLAEANSSDKSIVLSLNPDQSIKPEGYILDITTEGITIKASSSAGIFYGIQSLLQLMPASVYSGRSTAADKWRLSSVHIEDYPRFGYRGMMLDVSRTFFNAETVKKYIDWLSHHKINTLHWHLTDDNGWRVEIKKYPLLTEKGAWRGDNEVLAPSFGSGKARYGGFYTQNEIKEIVKFAAERNIEIVPEIDLPGHSKAVTASYPHVGCDHDDNSVSVQGEGQNVWCVGKEDNFKMLDNIIKELSKLFPGKYIHIGGDEVNFSGWDKCPLCTALKEREGMKNNEELLNYFVRRMEKIVEKHGKKMAGWDEILEGGDLHKETRVYAWRSVEKGIESVKKGQPTIMMPGAYCYFDMKYTPLERGHNWAGIVSTEKTYSLDPTGTASLNEEEAPMVVGVQGALWTELLGWPAKFLDYQTYPRLAAVAEIGWTPQIDRDWEDFNNRLQRFHFNRMANMGISFRLPYPEVNYEDGALRVKLPYEWAVVRYTSDESEPTSYSPVYKGEIFTDKPEKYRFATFYKDDIKSITVRASNVDYKYQTPDVSITTNLEEGKNNKIVNITDYKFDTYFRTTRKLAAGDHLTYTFNEPVKSSRITVESGMPNIDFYWINDGYVEYSYDGINFIKGDTLKRGAATIIPQEPVKAVRIKITAPNDGYIAAFRDLKIE; from the coding sequence ATGACTAAAAGAGTTCTAACACTTGTCCCGGCTCTACTTCTGAGCCTTTTAATCAACGCACAGAATCTAATTATTCCCAGACCTGTTACTGAAAAAGCAGGAGAGGGGCATTTTGTGCTTAATGAAAAGACTTCAATAACCAGCAACGAAAAGAACAGCTTTAACCTTAAATATCTTAAAGGTAAAATAGAGGCAGCATCAGGATTTAAACTTGCTGAAGCAAATTCATCTGACAAATCAATAGTTCTTTCTCTGAATCCGGATCAATCAATTAAACCGGAGGGCTATATTCTTGACATTACAACCGAGGGGATAACCATTAAGGCCTCATCCTCTGCGGGAATATTTTACGGAATACAATCACTGCTACAGCTTATGCCTGCATCTGTATACTCAGGCAGATCAACTGCTGCAGATAAATGGAGGCTATCATCTGTACACATTGAGGACTATCCTCGTTTTGGTTACAGAGGAATGATGCTGGATGTCTCCAGAACATTCTTTAATGCAGAGACTGTAAAAAAATATATTGACTGGCTCTCACATCACAAGATTAATACCCTACACTGGCACCTGACAGATGATAACGGATGGAGAGTTGAAATTAAGAAATATCCCCTCCTTACTGAAAAGGGTGCATGGAGAGGAGACAACGAAGTTCTTGCCCCATCTTTCGGCTCCGGAAAAGCAAGATATGGTGGTTTTTATACTCAAAATGAGATTAAAGAGATTGTTAAATTCGCAGCAGAAAGAAACATTGAAATTGTCCCTGAGATAGATCTTCCGGGCCATAGCAAAGCCGTAACAGCTTCCTATCCACATGTAGGATGTGATCACGACGATAATTCTGTTAGCGTCCAGGGAGAGGGACAGAATGTCTGGTGTGTTGGCAAAGAGGATAATTTCAAAATGCTTGACAACATTATTAAAGAGTTGTCAAAACTATTCCCCGGTAAATACATACACATTGGAGGTGATGAGGTAAACTTTTCAGGCTGGGACAAGTGTCCATTATGTACTGCTTTAAAGGAGAGAGAGGGGATGAAAAATAACGAAGAGCTTCTTAATTACTTTGTAAGAAGAATGGAGAAGATTGTTGAGAAACACGGGAAAAAGATGGCAGGATGGGATGAAATCCTTGAAGGTGGAGATCTTCACAAAGAGACAAGAGTATATGCATGGAGAAGCGTTGAAAAAGGTATTGAGTCCGTTAAGAAGGGTCAGCCTACCATTATGATGCCGGGTGCATACTGTTATTTTGATATGAAATATACTCCGCTTGAAAGAGGTCATAACTGGGCAGGCATAGTTTCTACTGAGAAAACATATTCACTTGACCCTACCGGAACTGCTTCGCTTAATGAAGAAGAGGCACCTATGGTTGTGGGTGTTCAGGGAGCTCTGTGGACTGAATTATTGGGCTGGCCGGCAAAATTCCTGGATTATCAGACATACCCAAGACTAGCCGCGGTTGCAGAAATTGGATGGACTCCACAAATAGATAGAGACTGGGAAGATTTCAACAACAGACTTCAGAGATTTCATTTTAACAGAATGGCAAATATGGGAATATCATTCAGACTCCCATATCCGGAAGTTAATTATGAAGATGGTGCATTAAGAGTAAAACTTCCTTATGAATGGGCAGTGGTAAGATATACATCTGACGAGAGTGAGCCAACATCTTATTCACCTGTGTACAAAGGGGAGATTTTCACAGATAAACCGGAAAAATACAGATTTGCAACCTTCTATAAAGATGATATAAAAAGTATTACAGTGAGAGCTTCAAATGTTGATTATAAATATCAGACACCGGATGTCTCAATAACTACTAATCTTGAAGAGGGAAAAAACAATAAAATTGTCAATATAACTGACTACAAATTTGATACATACTTCCGCACTACAAGAAAACTTGCCGCCGGAGATCACCTTACATATACATTCAATGAACCTGTTAAGAGCAGCAGGATTACGGTTGAGTCCGGTATGCCAAATATTGACTTCTACTGGATAAATGATGGGTATGTAGAGTACTCATATGATGGCATAAATTTCATTAAGGGAGATACATTAAAAAGAGGAGCGGCTACCATTATTCCACAAGAACCTGTTAAAGCAGTGAGAATAAAGATAACCGCACCAAATGACGGCTATATTGCAGCCTTTAGAGATCTAAAGATTGAATAA
- a CDS encoding fumarate reductase/succinate dehydrogenase flavoprotein subunit produces MSEKLISKIPEGSLSEKWTKHKAQIRVVSPANKRKLEVIVVGTGLGGASAAAALGELGYNVKVFCISDSPRRAHSIAAQGGINAAKNYPNDNDSVYRLFYDTIKGGDYRSREANVYRLAEVSNLIIDQCVAQGVPFAREYGGLLDNRSFGGSQVSRTFYARGQTGQQLLLGAYAALNRQIELGSVKSYVRHEMLDLVMIDGEAKGIIARNLVTGEIERHGAHAVVVATGGYGNVFFLSTNAMNSNGSAAWQCYKKGAFFANPSFAQIHPTCIPVHGEQQSKLTLMSESLRNDGRIWVPKKKEDVVKLREKKIKASQIPEEDRDYYLERRYPAFGNLVPRDVASRAAKERCDAGFGVNETGLAVFLDFKTSIERLGKKVIEERYGNLFQMYEKITDVNPYDEPMMIYPAIHYTMGGLWVDYNLQTTIPGLYAIGEANFSDHGGNRLGASALMQGLADGYFILPYTIGDYLAGKIQVKKTDTNHPAFEEAEKGIKERLNKLFTIKGKQPVDHFHKKLGHIMWDYVGMARNEAGLKKAIEEIRVLRDEFWKDLYVPGENNEFNQELEKAVRVADFLEMGELMAMDALTRKESCGGHFREEMQTEDGETLRDDQNYMYVSTWEYTGYGKEPVKHKEPLQYEFIKIATRNYKD; encoded by the coding sequence ATGTCCGAAAAACTTATTTCAAAAATCCCTGAGGGCTCTTTGTCGGAAAAATGGACAAAGCATAAAGCTCAGATTCGTGTGGTAAGCCCGGCTAATAAACGTAAGCTGGAGGTGATTGTAGTAGGAACCGGTCTAGGTGGAGCATCTGCTGCTGCTGCCCTTGGAGAGCTTGGCTATAATGTCAAGGTCTTCTGCATAAGTGACTCTCCAAGAAGAGCTCACTCTATTGCTGCACAGGGTGGTATAAATGCAGCCAAGAACTATCCAAACGATAATGACTCAGTTTACAGACTATTTTACGACACAATCAAGGGTGGTGACTACAGAAGCCGCGAAGCAAACGTTTATCGTCTTGCAGAGGTGAGCAATCTGATAATTGACCAGTGTGTTGCTCAAGGAGTTCCATTTGCCCGTGAGTATGGCGGACTGCTTGATAATCGCTCATTTGGTGGTTCTCAGGTAAGCAGAACATTTTATGCAAGAGGACAGACCGGACAGCAACTGTTGCTTGGTGCTTATGCAGCGCTTAACAGGCAAATTGAGCTTGGATCTGTTAAATCTTATGTGAGACATGAGATGCTGGATCTTGTAATGATAGATGGTGAGGCAAAAGGAATTATTGCCAGAAATCTTGTTACAGGAGAAATTGAGCGTCATGGTGCTCACGCTGTAGTTGTTGCAACGGGAGGTTACGGAAATGTATTTTTCCTTTCAACAAATGCAATGAACAGTAATGGTTCTGCAGCCTGGCAATGTTACAAAAAGGGGGCATTCTTTGCAAACCCATCATTTGCTCAGATTCACCCAACCTGTATCCCTGTACACGGTGAGCAGCAATCAAAACTAACCCTCATGTCTGAGTCTCTCAGGAATGATGGTAGAATTTGGGTGCCAAAGAAAAAAGAGGATGTTGTTAAACTAAGAGAGAAGAAAATAAAGGCTTCTCAAATACCTGAAGAGGATAGAGATTACTATCTTGAGCGCCGTTATCCTGCTTTTGGAAACCTTGTACCAAGAGATGTTGCCTCAAGGGCTGCAAAAGAGAGATGTGACGCCGGTTTTGGTGTTAATGAAACCGGACTTGCAGTATTCCTTGATTTTAAAACCTCAATAGAGAGACTTGGCAAGAAGGTAATTGAGGAGAGATATGGTAACCTTTTCCAGATGTATGAAAAGATTACTGACGTTAATCCTTATGATGAGCCTATGATGATTTATCCGGCTATCCATTACACGATGGGTGGACTCTGGGTTGACTACAATCTGCAGACAACCATTCCTGGTCTTTATGCTATTGGCGAAGCAAACTTCAGCGACCATGGCGGAAACAGACTTGGAGCATCAGCGCTTATGCAGGGTCTTGCAGATGGATATTTTATTTTACCATATACAATCGGAGATTATCTGGCAGGAAAGATTCAGGTTAAGAAAACCGATACAAACCACCCAGCCTTTGAAGAGGCAGAAAAGGGTATTAAGGAGAGGCTTAACAAGCTTTTCACAATCAAAGGAAAGCAGCCGGTGGATCACTTCCATAAAAAACTTGGCCATATTATGTGGGACTATGTTGGAATGGCAAGAAACGAAGCAGGTTTAAAGAAGGCTATTGAAGAAATTCGTGTTCTGAGAGATGAGTTCTGGAAAGATCTATATGTTCCGGGAGAGAATAACGAATTCAATCAGGAGCTTGAGAAGGCTGTAAGAGTTGCAGATTTCCTTGAGATGGGAGAGCTTATGGCAATGGACGCTTTAACCAGAAAAGAGTCCTGCGGCGGACACTTCCGCGAAGAGATGCAAACAGAAGATGGAGAAACTTTAAGAGACGACCAAAATTACATGTATGTAAGTACTTGGGAGTATACAGGATACGGAAAAGAGCCTGTTAAGCACAAAGAGCCTCTTCAGTATGAATTCATTAAGATTGCAACCCGTAACTATAAAGACTAA
- a CDS encoding succinate dehydrogenase/fumarate reductase iron-sulfur subunit has protein sequence MDFTLKVWRQKSAKDKGSFGTYKVQNISPDTSFLEMMDILNDQLVREGADPVAVEKGCKSDGPVAFDHDCREGICGMCSLYINGRAHGPDDDITTCQLHMRKFKDGETITIEPWRSAGMPVIKDLVVDRKALDKILQAGGYVSVNTGGIPDANTIPIPRDKAEESMDAAACVGCGACIATCKNGSAMLFVAARVSSLALLPQGKIEGARRAKAMVARMDELGFGACTNTRACEMECPKGISVAHIARLNREFLKAKIKD, from the coding sequence ATGGACTTTACATTAAAGGTTTGGCGCCAGAAAAGCGCGAAAGATAAAGGAAGTTTCGGCACATACAAGGTGCAAAATATTTCTCCGGACACCTCCTTCCTGGAGATGATGGATATTCTCAATGACCAGTTGGTTAGAGAAGGTGCAGATCCAGTAGCAGTTGAGAAGGGGTGTAAGTCAGATGGCCCGGTTGCTTTTGATCACGACTGCAGAGAGGGTATTTGCGGAATGTGTTCTCTGTATATTAACGGTAGAGCTCACGGTCCGGATGATGATATAACTACTTGTCAGCTCCATATGAGAAAGTTCAAAGATGGAGAGACAATTACAATTGAGCCTTGGAGATCTGCAGGGATGCCTGTTATTAAAGACTTGGTTGTTGACAGAAAAGCACTTGACAAAATTCTTCAAGCAGGAGGATATGTTTCTGTAAATACAGGAGGTATTCCAGATGCAAACACAATTCCAATTCCAAGAGACAAAGCAGAGGAGAGCATGGATGCAGCCGCATGTGTTGGTTGCGGAGCGTGTATAGCCACCTGTAAAAATGGTTCAGCAATGTTATTTGTTGCAGCCAGGGTTAGTTCGCTTGCTTTATTACCACAAGGAAAAATTGAGGGAGCAAGAAGAGCAAAAGCAATGGTTGCCAGAATGGATGAACTTGGGTTTGGTGCATGTACTAACACCAGAGCCTGTGAGATGGAGTGCCCTAAAGGTATATCAGTAGCTCACATTGCCAGACTTAACAGAGAGTTTTTAAAGGCAAAAATTAAAGACTAA
- a CDS encoding alpha/beta hydrolase, protein MEFFAICNGIPVHISDSKRGERVLVLLHGYLETLYVWQDFILKLPEDIRTISIDIPGHGLSGTHQTENSLEFCANVVKDVLRVCSVDKATVMGHSMGGYIAIECIKRYPELFNGIVLMHSTPYSDTPEKVVDRDREIILVKQAKLPAIAKMGIPKMFAPDNQRRFDEKIFEIVELTETHDPEGIVASIEGLKTRPDNLEVLVSTSLPVLMFFGDNDYHISPERAKELSAALPAAKSVFLANSGHNGFLEEPDIVKDELINFMPVK, encoded by the coding sequence ATGGAGTTTTTCGCGATTTGCAATGGTATTCCAGTACACATTTCTGATTCTAAAAGAGGGGAGAGGGTTCTCGTTTTGCTCCACGGATATTTGGAGACACTTTATGTATGGCAGGATTTTATACTTAAATTACCCGAAGATATCAGAACAATCTCAATTGATATACCGGGGCATGGGTTGTCTGGCACACACCAGACAGAAAATTCATTAGAATTTTGTGCTAATGTGGTAAAAGATGTTCTCAGGGTTTGCTCAGTTGATAAAGCTACTGTTATGGGCCACTCAATGGGTGGATATATAGCAATTGAGTGTATAAAGAGATATCCTGAGCTTTTTAATGGGATAGTTTTAATGCACTCTACGCCATATTCAGATACTCCGGAAAAAGTTGTTGACAGAGACAGAGAGATAATTCTTGTTAAGCAAGCAAAATTACCTGCTATTGCAAAAATGGGTATCCCTAAAATGTTTGCTCCGGATAATCAAAGAAGGTTTGACGAGAAAATATTTGAAATAGTTGAACTTACTGAAACTCACGATCCGGAGGGTATAGTAGCTTCTATTGAGGGACTAAAAACCAGACCGGACAATCTTGAGGTGTTGGTTAGTACATCGCTGCCGGTTCTTATGTTTTTCGGTGATAACGATTACCATATCTCCCCGGAAAGGGCAAAAGAGCTCTCTGCTGCATTACCTGCAGCTAAATCGGTTTTTCTGGCCAATTCAGGCCATAATGGCTTCCTTGAGGAGCCAGACATAGTCAAGGATGAATTAATTAATTTTATGCCTGTTAAATGA